A stretch of the Apteryx mantelli isolate bAptMan1 chromosome 3, bAptMan1.hap1, whole genome shotgun sequence genome encodes the following:
- the LOC106494141 gene encoding cullin-9-like isoform X2 encodes MVSERRNGNLLVHLGPKLQAYPEELLRQRRGHDGHPEYLIRWSIISLEERAAGSSGGSCAETKPENILMWMSAEEVCASCPVLLGKRKLDGRWAKEEKAPSPFPADVTLDEASLLEMKADVRSLVQRAVRQMAGTGAPESSILNTIHVLSAYASIGSLTGAFKETGALDLLMKMLCHKEKQIRRSAGKMLRALASHDAGSRAYVLLSLSQQDGIEQHMGFDSRYTLLELFAETTSSEEYCMSFEGIHLPQIPGKLLFALVKRYLCVTSLVDKLSSGAEQGGEPQDCAVPSSLSGERSRAKQEFEFSMAMANLISELVRVMGWDHRHKPELLSVQGTQPRTARSIFQPKAPACPAAQATPAPPPKEPSAFKTRSAFPSRSSYVEYVQANLVRGMRVRMLEDYEQVSAGDEGDFRQSNDGTPPVQVYWQALGCTYWVHWHMVEIIGPSGPEEREAQEKVSTLTHNRKLAAVTQPLFSKPSGGLYSLPYLGEQPSDPAETLSRAEWWELLFFVRKLEVREQDELTRLVQQEQAEQLSELDEEGLIQLSVSVELAQKVLQVLEKRCQGSTLSDLRGSHVYAKYFLGRGAEQDGGGSTVVSSEDAGCRNSSPEAVVAEAAEEDLPAVVLPPRAPATVEKSDSQLFSELLQREGLLFPEVTEEQSKLFGISKGASKRGSLVKIVDVVDVMQRSSSEVGLRLAGLKHILKILEEEAGLERQVGKAQGGLGTREKVVKMAVELLSTEVAEKALVVLTLRLLAVLMVKYDWRVPFATEGGVRAVLACMQQHAASTVVQQAGLAALKVLVGAGSGEAGGASGKPSPLNHADAQMMREIFASIGSASSEGSASLLSAIPAAMSTMQRVAGGSSGVRNGLLVVNMLIDSHRGLAEQLVSCDLPAVLRSCWWDGQSTGCPNKTLALSVIHRLVEHEVPVSLEMAGAEAPLDLGDVDVRTLVGSLWEGGLSREAVVALEQHLCGKGTIPSGEAAQLLQDRECFVLLLRSFKLLGAEKAASLSVLRILHKFLDGYREDLLPWHECVEPCLSSMSAHSNDQEVVQEVVRFLHRLATASKDCAVVMCRVGTHEALGKALDKHSVALPLAPALRDLVSDCEKYASLYRKLTTSILAGCIQLVLGQIEEHRRSHQPISIPFFDVFLRNLCRGSSVEVKEDKCWEKVQVSSNPHRASKLTDRNPKTYWESNGSTGSHSITVYMQCGVVIREMSMLVASEDSSYMPARVVVLGGDSPANINTVLNAVTILPSDSRVILLENMTRFWPIIQIRVKRCQQGGIDTRVRGIEVLGPKPTFWPVFKEQLCRRTFLFCTARAHAWCQEICQDRERLLHLFGRLNRALRHEQAFADRFLPDDEAAQALGRTYWEALVNPLVQSITSPDPSGISPLAWLLSKYLESVELPRRAMSCNAVFSSRVRRLTQLLVHVDPSGAELEEARAPGRAGGKDGKNKEVPAGAAKVAAKKLSGLWGISQCWRGVVQQQVQRFLEAAWQAPDVVERYCRLYQCLRSATAELFGQQAAFALALAQGFAGALLQLSFLTALHVSEQFARYLDRQMQELHGVVGSTGPLQQILEPFVVFCGLELAHTFEHFYRYYLGDRLLAQGPSWLEAAVVEQLGLCFPSRFPQQMLSNLAESEELQQQFYLFQLQEQDKQLLELDTGLESPEAEALGEASLAEAPEVKVLVLSPRCWPISPFCYMDEPGRFFSASLSSPLAKFADFWRQSQSQLGWECTKPRRLQWTWLGHAELQFGDCILHVSTLQMYVLLHFNSVEEVAVDALLQATGLPVDLVHHALTPLTHSEGVLVQSCTQGAPGTLRLNRAALAQASGRCLRLLPQQPYLRAEMADGSALERKRNVLCCLITRILKAEKQLHIDNLVFRVIDACGKGKFGPGLQFLSFCCHSVDVLSCVLHLLNLGYLRRQEGRPHVLEYVSTEPPPAPTSQIQPLVAFQTVEIKMAASTASARRRQTFSTFR; translated from the exons ATGGTGAGTGAGAGGCGTAATGGCAACCTGCTTGTGCACCTGGGACCCAAGCTGCAGGCCTACCCGGAGGAGCTGCTGCGGCAGCGGCGAGGCCACGATGGCCACCCCGAGTACCTGATCCGGTGGAGCATCATCAGCTTGGAGGagagagcagcaggcagcagtggtGGCTCTTGTGCAGAAACCAAGCCGGAGAACATCCTGATGTGGATGTCGGCAGAAGAGGTCTGCGCCAGCTGCCCAGTGCTGCTGGGCAAGAGGAAGCTGGACGGGCGGTGGGCGAAAGAGGAGAAGGCGCCCAGCCCGTTCCCTGCCGATGTCACGCTGGACGAAGCGTCGCTGCTGGAGATGAAGGCTGACGTGAGGAGCCTGGTGCAGCGAGCTGTCCGGCAGATGGCCGGGACCGGGGCTCCCGAGTCCTCCATCCTCAACACCATCCACGTGCTGAGCGCATATGCCAGCATTGGCTCGCTGACGGGCGCCTTCAAGGAGACGGGAGCCCTCGACCTGCTGATGAAGATGCTGTGCCACAAGGAGAAGCAAATCCGCCGCAGTGCTGGCAAGATGCTGAGGGCTCTGGCTTCGCATGATGCAG GGAGCCGGGCCTATGTTCTGCTGTCCCTGAGCCAGCAGGATGGTATTGAGCAGCACATGGGCTTTGACAGCCGCTACACCTTGCTGGAGCTGTTTGCTGAGACAACATCGTCTGAAGAGTACTGCATGTCCTTTGAAGGGATTCACCTTCCCCAG ATCCCTGGGAAGCTGCTGTTTGCCCTGGTGAAGCGCTACCTGTGTGTCACTTCTCTTGTGGACAAGCTCAGCAGTGGTgcggagcagggaggggagccgcAGGACTGCGCCGTGCCCAGCTCGCTCAGTGGGGAGAGGAGCCGTGCGAAGCAGGAGTTTGAGTTCAGCATGGCTATGGCAAACCTCATCTCGGAGCTGGTGCGCGTGATGGGCTGGGACCACAGGCACAAGCCGGAGCTGCTGTCCGTGCAGGGAACGCAGCCTCGCACCGCCCGCTCCATCTTCCAGCCCAAGGCCCCGGCCTGCCCTGCTGCTCAAGCAACCCCCGCTCCCCCACCAAAAGAGCCCAGTGCCTTCAAGACCCGCTCAGCCTTCCCAAGCCGCAGCAGCTACGTGGAGTATGTGCAGGCAAACCTAGTGCGTGGCATGCGGGTGCGTATGCTGGAGGACTACGAACAGGTCAGCGCAGGCGATGAGGGCGACTTCCGCCAGAGCAATGATGGCACCCCACCTGTCCAG GTGTACTGGCAAGCCCTGGGCTGTACGTACTGGGTTCACTGGCATATGGTGGAGATCATTGGCCCCTCAGGGCCAGAGGAGCGTGAGGCTCAGGAGAAGGTGTCCACCTTGACGCACAACCGCAAGCTGGCAGCAG TCACGCAGCCACTCTTCTCCAAGCCCTCTGGGGGACTCTACTCCCTGCCTTACCTCGGTGAGCAGCCAAGTGACCCTGCAGAGACCCTGAGCCGTGCCGAGTGGTGGGAGCTGCTCTTCTTTGTGAGGAAGCTGGAAGTGCGGGAGCAGGATGAGCTCACCCGCCTCgtccagcaagagcaggcagagcag CTGTCGGAGCTGGATGAAGAAGGCCTGATCCAGCTGTCGGTGTCTGTGGAGCTGGCCCAGAAAGTGCTGCAGGTGTTGGAGAAGCGGTGCCAGGGCAGCACTCTGAGCGACCTCCGTGGCTCCCACGTCTATGCCAAGTACTTCCTCGGCAGGGGGGCTGAGCAGGATGGCGGGGGGAGCACCGTGGTGTCCTCGGAGGATGCCGGCTGCAGGAACAGCAGTCCTGAAGCTGTGGTGGCCGAGGCGGCAGAGGAAGACCTTCCTGCAGTGGTGCTGCCACCTCGCGCCCCTGCCACAGTGGAGAAGTCAGATTCCCAGCTGTTCAGCGAGCTCCTCCAGAGGGAAGGGCTGCTTTTCCCAGAGGTGACGGAGGAGCAAAGCAAAT TGTTTGGCATCTCCAAGGGGGCCAGCAAGAGGGGCTCGCTGGTGAAGATTGTGGATGTGGTGGATGTgatgcagaggagcagctccGAGGTGGGCCTGCGCTTAGCGGGGCTCAAGCACATCCTGAAGATCCTGGAGGAGGAGGCTGGGCTTGAGCGGCAAGTTGGCAAAGCCCAGGGTGGGCTGGGGACCAG GGAGAAGGTGGTGAAGATGGCAGTGGAGCTGCTGAGCACCGAGGTGGCGGAGAAGGCGCTGGTGGTGCTGACGCTGCGGCTGCTCGCCGTGCTCATGGTCAAGTATGACTGGCGCGTGCCGTTCGCCACGGAAGGTGGTGTGCGGGCTGTGCTGGCCTGCATGCAGCAGCACGCTGCCTCCACCGTGGTGCAGCAGGCCGGCCTGGCG GCCCTGAAGGTGTTGGTGGGAGCTGGGAGCGGCGAGGCGGGAGGTGCCAGTGGGAAGCCCTCGCCCCTGAACCATGCCGACGCGCAGATGATGCGGGAGATCTTTGCCAGCATCGGCTCTGCCTCCAGCGAGGGCTCAGCGAGCCTGCTGAGCGCCATCCCTGCTGCCATGAGCACCATGCAGAGGGTTGCAGG GGGCTCCTCGGGTGTGCGGAACGGCTTGCTGGTGGTGAACATGCTGATCGACAGCCACCGGGGCCTGGCGGAGCAGCTGGTGAGCTGTGATCTCCCCGCGGTGCTGCGGAGCTGCTGGTGGGACGGGCAGAGCACAGGCTGCCCCAACAAGACGCTAGCCCTGAGCGTGATCCACCGCCTGGTGGAGCACGAGGTGCCCGTGAGCCTGGAGATGGCAG GTGCCGAGGCCCCGCTGGACCTGGGGGACGTGGACGTGCGGACGCTGGTGGGCAGCCTGTGGGAGGGCGGTCTCTCCAGGGAGGCGGTGGTGGCCCTGGAGCAGCACCTCTGCGGCAAGGGCACCATCCCCTCTGGCGAGGCGGCCCAGCTGCTGCAGGACCGCGAGTGCTTCgtgctgctgctgcgcagcttCAAGCTGCTAGGGGCAGAGAAGGCTGCAAGCCTGAGCGTCCTCAG GATCCTGCACAAGTTTCTGGACGGTTACCGGGAGGACCTGCTGCCCTGGCACGAGTGTGTTGAACCCTGTTTGTCCTCCATGAGCGCCCACAGCAATGATCAGGAG GTGGTACAAGAGGTCGTTCGCTTCCTCCACCGCCTGGCCACCGCCAGCAAGGACTGCGCGGTGGTGATGTGCCGCGTGGGCACCCACGAGGCTTTGGGCAAAGCCCTGGACAAGCACAGTGTGGCTCTGCCCTTGGCGCCAGCCCTGCGTGACCTGGTGAGCGACTGCGAGAAGTACGCCAGCCTCTACAGGAAGCTGACGACCAGCATCTTGGCTGGCTGCatccag CTGGTGCTGGGGCAGATTGAGGAGCACCGCCGGAGCCACCAGCCCATCAGCATCCCCTTTTTCGATGTCTTTCTGCGCAACCTGTGCCGAG GCTCCAGCGTGGAGGTGAAGGAGGACAAGTGTTGGGAGAAGGTTCAGGTCTCCTCCAATCCGCACCGCGCCAGCAAGCTCACGGACAGGAACCCCAAGACCTACTGGGAGTCGAACGGCAGCACTGGCTCCCACTCCATCACTGTCTACATGCAGTGTGGCGTGGTGATCAG GGAGATGAGCATGCTGGTGGCCAGCGAGGACTCCAGTTACATGCCAGCCCGTGTGGTGGTGCTGGGAGGAGACAGCCCTGCTAACATCAACACTGTGCTCAATGCG GTGACCATCCTGCCCTCAGACAGCAGAGTGATCCTGCTGGAGAACATGACCCGCTTCTGGCCCATCATCCAGATCCGCGTGAAGCGGTGCCAGCAG GGCGGCATTGACACGCGTGTGCGTGGCATCGAGGTGCTGGGTCCCAAGCCCACTTTCTGGCCCGTCTTCAAGGAGCAACTATGTCGGCGGACGTTCCTCTTCTGCACTGCCAGGGCTCATGCATGGTGCCAGGAGATTTGCCAGGACCGGGAgcgcctgctgcatctctttggcAG GCTGAACCGGGCCCTGCGGCATGAGCAGGCCTTTGCCGACCGCTTCCTTCCCGATGACGAGGCGGCCCAGGCCCTGGGCAGGACGTACTGGGAGGCCTTGGTGAACCCCTTGGTGCAGAGTATCACCAGCCCAG ACCCCAGTGGCATCAGCCCCCTGGCATGGCTGTTGAGCAAGTACCTGGAGAGTGTGGAGCTGCCCCGGCGTGCCATGAGCTGCAATGCTGTCTTCAGCTCCCGCGTGCGGCGCCTGACCCAGCTCCTGGTGCACGTGGACCCCAGCGGCGCAGAGCTGGAGGAGGCGAGAGCCCCTGGCAGAGCTG GTGGGAAGGACGGGAAGAACAAGGAGGTGCCAGCTGGGGCTGCAAAGGTGGCAGCGAAGAAGCTGAGTGGCCTGTGGGGCATCTCGCAGTGCTGGCGTGGTGTGGTGCAGCAGCAG GTGCAGCGGTTCCTCGAGGCAGCATGGCAGGCGCCGGACGTCGTGGAGAGATACTGCAGGCTGTACCAGTGCCTGCGCAGCGCCACGGCGGAGCTCTTTGGGCAGCAGGCTGCCTTTGCGCTGGCCCTGGCACAGGGCTTTGCAGGGGCCTTGCTGCAGCTTTCCTTCCTGACTGCCCTGCAC GTGAGTGAGCAGTTTGCCCGCTACCTCGACAGGCAGATGCAGGAGCTGCATGGGGTCGTGGGCAGCACGGGGCCGCTGCAGCAGATCCTGGAGCCCTTTGTCGTCTTCTGTGGCCTGGAGCTCGCCCATACCTTTGAGCACTTCTACCG GTACTACCTGGGGGACCGGCTCCTGGCGCAGGGGCCCTCGTGGCTGGAAGCGGCCGTCGTGGAGCAGCTTGGGTTGTGCTTCCCCAGTCGCTTCCCCCAACAGATGCTGAGCAACTTGGCTGAGTCGGAGGAGCTCCAGCAGCAGTTTTACCTCttccagctgcaggagcaggacaagcagctgctggagctggacacGGGCCTGGAGAGTCCCGAGGCCGAG GCGCTGGGGGAGGCATCCCTGGCGGAGGCGCCAGAGGTGAAGGTGCTGGTGCTGTCCCCGCGCTGCTGGCCCATTTCCCCGTTCTGCTACATGGATGAGCCTGGGAGGTTTTTCTCGGCATCCCTCAGCTCCCCCCTGGCCAAGTTTGCTGACTTCTGGAGGCAGA GCCAGAGTCAGCTGGGCTGGGAGTGCACAAAGCCTCGGCGGTTGCAGTGGACGTGGCTGGGCCATGCTGAGCTGCAGTTTGGAGACTGCATCCTGCACGTGTCCACACTGCAGATGTATGTTCTGCTGCACTTCAACAGTGTGGAG GAGGTGGCTGTGGATGCCCTGCTGCAGGCCACAGGGCTCCCTGTTGACCTGGTGCACCATGCACTGACACCGCTGACCCACAGCGAGGGCGTCCTGGTGCAGAGCTGCACACAGGGAG CTCCAGGTACTCTGCGGCTGAACCGAGCAGCTCTGGCTCAGGCCTCTGGCCGGTGCCTGCGGCTGCTGCCCCAGCAGCCATACCTGAGGGCAGAGATGGCTGATGGCAGTGCcttggagaggaagaggaacGTTCTCTGCTGCCTCATCACCCGCATCCTCAAGGCAGAGAAGCAGCTCCACATTGACAACTTGGTGTTCAGG GTGATCGACGCCTGTGGGAAGGGCAAGTTTGGACCAGGGTTGCAGTTCCTGAGCTTCTGCTGCCACAGCGTGGACGTGCTGTCCTGTGTCCTGCACCTGCTGAACCTGGGCTATCTCCGGCGCCAGGAGGGGAGGCCCCACGTCCTGGAGTATGTCTCTACTGAGCCTCCGCCAGCCCCCACATCCCAAATCCAGCCTTTGGTTGCCTTTCAGACTGTAGAGATCAAGATGGCAgcaagcacagcctctgccaggaggagacagactttttCCACGTTCAGGTAG